Proteins from a genomic interval of Yarrowia lipolytica chromosome 1E, complete sequence:
- a CDS encoding uncharacterized protein (Compare to YALI0E05027g, similar to uniprot|P38708 Saccharomyces cerevisiae Putative prolyl-tRNA synthetase YHR020W, similar to Saccharomyces cerevisiae YHR020W; ancestral locus Anc_1.352), which yields MTRKTNDATNKVPPKAAKAKNDNMLIGITVNKEDDFSGWYQQIVTKGEMLDYYDVSGCYIMRPPSYFVWEQIQEWFNIKIKKLGVKNAYFPMFVSSRVLEKEKDHVEGFAPEVAWVTKAGSSDLEEPVAIRPTSETVMYPYYAKWVRSHRDLPLKLNQWNSVVRWEFKHPQPFLRTREFLWQEGHTAHLTAKEAEDEVMAILDNYEKIYSELLAVPVIKGKKSEKEKFAGALFTTTVEGFIPSTGRGIQGATSHCLGQNFSKMFDISVEDPNGGADKLFAWQNSWGLSTRVIGVMTMTHSDNKGLVLPPRVAHTQAIIIPCGLTAKLAAEKRAAVMDASAAIEKALSEADVRVASDTRDTYSPGWKFSDAELRGIPLRIEVGPRDVEQGKIVAVRRDNGEKIVMDIADLATSVPELLETIQKDLFSKAKETFDKHVIKATTWDDFVKALNAGNLVLAPWSASIETEEWIKDNSARTVDPNNEADDKAPSMGAKTLCIPFEQPELAADAVCVTGSGKKADNWCLFGRSY from the coding sequence ATGACGCGAAAAACAAACGACGCAACTAACAAAGTGCCCCCCAAAgctgccaaggccaagaacgACAACATGTTGATCGGTATCAccgtcaacaaggaggacgacttCTCCGGATGGTACCAGCAGATTGTCACCAAGGGAGAAATGCTGGACTACTATGACGTGTCCGGCTGCTACATCATGCGACCTCCCTCCTACTTTGTGTGGgagcagatccaggagTGGTTCAACatcaagatcaagaagctgggTGTCAAGAACGCCTACTTCCCCATGTTTGTGTCTTCTCgagtgctggagaaggagaaggaccaCGTGGAGGGTTTTGCTCCCGAGGTTGCCTGGGTTACCAAGGCCGGATCTTCGGATCTCGAGGAGCCTGTGGCTATTCGACCCACTTCCGAGACTGTCATGTACCCCTACTACGCCAAGTGGGTGCGATCTCACCGAGACTTGcctctcaagctcaaccaGTGGAACTCCGTTGTGCGATGGGAATTCAAGCACCCCCAGCCTTTCCTGCGAACCCGAGAGTTCCTGTGGCAGGAGGGCCACACCGCCCATCTGactgccaaggaggccgaggatGAGGTCATGGCTATTCTCGACAATTACGAGAAGATCTACAGCGAGCTGCTGGCTGTCCCCGTCATTAAGGGTAAGAAgtccgagaaggagaagttcgCAGGTGCTCTgttcaccaccaccgtcgAGGGCTTTATTCCTTCCACTGGTCGAGGTATCCAGGGAGCCACCTCCCATTGTCTGGGCCAGAACTTCTCCAAGATGTTCGACATCTCTGTTGAGGATCCCAACGGAGGTGCAGACAAGCTGTTTGCCTGGCAGAACTCCTGGGGTCTGTCTACCCGAGTCATTGGTGTCATGACCATGACCCACTCCGACAACAAGGGTCTTGTGCTGCCCCCTCGAGTGGCCCACACCCAGGCCATCATCATCCCCTGTGGCCTGACCGCCAAGCTTGCCGCTGAGAAGCGAGCTGCTGTTATGGACGCCTCCGCTGCCATTGAGAAGGCTCTGTCCGAGGCCGATGTCCGAGTCGCCTCCGATACCCGAGATACCTACTCTCCGGGCTGGAAGTTTTCCGACGCTGAGCTGCGAGGTATCCCCCTCCGAATCGAGGTCGGTCCTCGAGATGTTGAGCAGGGAAAGATTGTGGCTGTGCGACGAGACAACGGCGAGAAGATTGTGATGGATATTGCCGACCTGGCCACCTCTGTccccgagctgctggagaccaTCCAGAAGGacctcttctccaaggCAAAGGAGACCTTCGATAAGCATGTCATCAAGGCCACAACCTGGGACGACTTTGTCAAGGCCCTCAACGCCGGTAACCTGGTTCTGGCCCCCTGGTCCGCCTCCATCGAGACCGAGGAGTGGATCAAGGACAACTCTGCCCGAACCGTCGACCCCAACAATGAGGCCGACGACAAGGCTCCCTCCATGGGCGCCAAGACCCTGTGCATTCCTTTTGAGCAGCCCGAGCTTGCTGCCGACGCTGTCTGCGTCACTGGCTCTGGTAAGAAGGCTGACAACTGGTGTTTGTTTGGTCGATCTTACTAA
- a CDS encoding uncharacterized protein (Compare to YALI0E05049g, weakly similar to uniprot|P38635 Saccharomyces cerevisiae YFR025c HIS2 histidinol phosphatase, similar to Saccharomyces cerevisiae HIS2 (YFR025C); ancestral locus Anc_1.351) — protein sequence MHSHHSHSGQYVQHAKDSLEECVQAAKDKKFDVFCLTEHMPRSRETDLYPEEIESKTTPVDLAKVFDDYVKHARQLQKDNTSNTEILVGFECESIRAECWDRAVELKKHYGLDLCVGSVHHVNGIPIDFSQGQWCDASDSVSDMIDDQTTPEHALYKKYYEIQWNMLQKLKPEVVAHFDLIRLYSTIREGFGATENYVRENWPDVWDQIIKNIDFIISYGGFIEVSSAPLRKGWNTPYPRPDICKAVINRGGRLCLSDDSHGVAQVGLNYKKTLEYLEGLGVKDLWFLTKKSGKVEAQKIEIVRAKEAGFWVSC from the coding sequence ATGCACTCTCACCACTCGCACTCGGGACAGTACGTCCAACACGCTAAGGATAGTCTTGAAGAATGTGTCCAGGCagccaaggacaagaaatTCGACGTTTTCTGTCTCACAGAACATATGCCTCGATCCAGGGAGACCGATCTGTATCctgaggagattgagtCCAAAACTACTCCTGTTGATCTCGCTAAGGTCTTTGACGATTATGTGAAACATGCTCGACAGCTACAGAAGGATAACACTTCCAACACAGAGATTCTGGTGGGCTTTGAGTGTGAGTCTATCCGAGCCGAGTGCTGGGATCGAGCGgttgagctcaagaagcacTATGGTCTTGACCTGTGTGTTGGATCTGTGCACCACGTCAACGGCATTCCTATTGATTTCAGCCAGGGCCAATGGTGCGATGCTTCTGACTCTGTGTCCGATATGATTGACGACCAGACTACTCCTGAACATGCTCTCTACAAAAAGTACTACGAGATCCAATGGAACATGCTACAGAAACTTAAGCCCGAGGTGGTTGCTCATTTTGATCTCATTCGACTGTACTCCACCATTAGAGAAGGCTTTGGAGCCACCGAGAACTACGTGCGAGAGAACTGGCCAGATGTTTGGGACcagatcatcaagaacatcgATTTCATCATCTCCTATGGAGGTTTCATTGAGGtgtcttctgctcctcttcGAAAGGGTTGGAATACTCCCTATCCCCGGCCTGACATTTGCAAAGCTGTTATTaaccgaggaggacgactGTGTCTGTCAGACGATAGTCACGGAGTAGCCCAAGTGGGACTCAACTATAAGAAAACTCTCGAATATCTGGAGGGCCTGGGAGTCAAGGATCTGTGGTTCTTGACTAAGAAGAGTGGCAAGGTGGAGGCTCAAAAGATTGAGATTGTGAgagccaaggaggctggtTTCTGGGTCTCCTGTTAG
- a CDS encoding uncharacterized protein (Compare to YALI0E05093g, similar to Saccharomyces cerevisiae EAF5 (YEL018W); ancestral locus Anc_1.447, no similarity) has translation MTSLANLIYAQTLYKYAIDNSVKSVVVLPDIPQPIAEYMATQVPKHPLIQPDILSMTGGPSSLTAAHCQKWWRQMISSTKIAEKELALSSLAKLVDGFRHVLYNETVAGLKADEVKFKHLKEMERDKKIKAETERLEKERLEKERLQKEQQEKEQQARREALEASKEQEEASKAQQSMTKSDDEDVEMTDAVEELKENENSSKKEQAEVETTEADVESVKVKEEEKDTEVETEKKTVEAEAEAEAEAEAEAEAEEQNYKDEEEQADGAEADVESDAREAEESGSDKETTADVETDRGETEEPDESELDRVTETPEAGATPGSEERTRKRARSTTEDSDSRKRSRRNTSAAPSANRKFQNVAGNLLSNISSNKSASFFTHPVNPNSAPNYYELIFSPTDIRTIKAQVKDGRISSTSELEREVAKMFANAIMYNPWDSDVNLWAREMQQETDALLTLFRGAGGE, from the coding sequence ATGACGTCTCTGGCCAACCTGATATACGCACAGactctctacaagtacgcgATCGACAACAGCGTCAAATCGGTAGTCGTGTTACCAGATATCCCCCAACCTATCGCCGAGTACATGGCAACACAAGTTCCCAAACACCCATTGATTCAACCCGACATTCTCAGCATGACAGGAGGCCCTTCCTCGCTAACTGCCGCCCATTGTCAAAAGTGGTGGCGTCAGATGATCTCATCGACGAAAATTGCAGAAAAGGAACTCGCTCTGAGCAGTTTGGCCAAGTTGGTGGATGGATTCAGACATGTTTTGTACAACGAGACGGTGGCTGGTCTGAAAGCCGACGAGGTGAAATTCAAGCAtctgaaggagatggagcgGGATAAAAAGATTAAGGCCGAAACTGAGCGATTAGAGAAGGAAAGACTAGAGAAGGAGAGACTACAAAAGGAACAACAGGAAAAAGAACAACAGGCCAGACGGGAGGCACTAGAAGCTAGCAAAGAGCAGGAAGAGGCCTCAAAAGCTCAGCAATCAATGACGAAatctgacgacgaggacgtAGAGATGACTGACGCTGTGGAGGAATTGAAGGAGAACGAAAACAGCAGtaagaaggagcaggctgAAGTTGAGACTACAGAGGCTGATGTGGAGTCAGTaaaggtcaaggaggaagaaaaggACACTGAGGTCGAGACCGAAAAGAAGACAGTagaggctgaggctgaggctgaggctgaggctgaggctgaggctgaggctgaAGAGCAGAATTACAaggatgaagaggagcagGCTGATGGTGCAGAGGCAGATGTCGAGTCGGACGCGAGGGAGGCTGAGGAGTCGGGGTCCGACAAGGAAACGACTGCCGACGTGGAGACCGACCGTGGAGAGACAGAAGAACCCGATGAGAGCGAATTAGACCGGGTGACGGAAACTCCAGAGGCAGGAGCTACTCCTGGATCCGAGGAACGGACTCGAAAGCGAGCACGATCTACCACTGAAGACTCTGATTCGCGAAAGCGGTCGCGCCGAAACACCTCTGCTGCCCCTTCGGCCAACCGCAAGTTTCAGAACGTGGCTGGCAATCTGCTCTCGAACATCTCATCCAACAAATCTGCGTCTTTCTTCACACACCCTGTCAATCCCAACAGTGCGCCCAACTACTACGAGTTGATCTTTTCGCCGACGGACATCCGGACCATCAAGGCCCAGGTCAAGGACGGACGTATTTCATCCACTTCTGAGCTTGAACGTGAGGTCGCCAAGATGTTTGCCAACGCCATCATGTACAACCCTTGGGACTCTGATGTAAACCTGTGGGCTCGAGAGATGCAGCAGGAGACTGATGCTCTCTTGACCTTGTTTCGGGGAGCAGGTGGGGAGTAG
- a CDS encoding uncharacterized protein (Compare to YALI0E05115g, similar to Saccharomyces cerevisiae TIM9 (YEL020W-A); ancestral locus Anc_1.452, similar to uniprot|O74700 Saccharomyces cerevisiae YEL020wa TIM9 essential subunit of the TIM22-complex for mitochondrial protein import) has translation MDQLNNREQQEFQQLVEQKQMKDFMRLYSSLVQRCFTDCVNDFTSKALSSREESCLEKCSEKFLKHSERVGQRFQEQNAALMQKR, from the exons ATGGATCAATTGAACAACCGAGAACAGCAGGagttccagcagctcgtcgagcagaagcagatgAAGGATTTCATGCGA ctcTACTCCTCTCTCGTCCAGCGATGCTTCACTGACTGTGTCAACGACTTCACCTCCAAGGCTCTGTCTTCCCGAGAAGAGTCTTGTCTCGAGAAGTGCTCCGAGAAGTTCCTCAAGCACTCTGAACGAGTCGGCCAGAGATTCCAGGAACAGAACGCTGCTCTTATGCAGAAGAGATAA
- a CDS encoding uncharacterized protein (Compare to YALI0E05071g, similar to Saccharomyces cerevisiae CTF8 (YHR191C); ancestral locus Anc_4.356, weakly similar to uniprot|P38877 Saccharomyces cerevisiae YHR191c CFT8): MNVTNIFLDHLRQNDHVESVPQMIQTPSGMAIVEIQGEVVSKAHLQEGSRRVGSIEFEEKKATLVIDGKQRMRGSIKKLDKPLGLLKMDPENRHQVDLIEIVTHKVSFTDIPEPVGAEE, encoded by the coding sequence ATGAACGTGACCAACATATTTCTGGACCACTTACGACAAAACGACCATGTGGAATCCGTGCCTCAGATGATCCAGACCCCATCGGGAATGGCCATTGTGGAAATCCAGGGAGAAGTGGTCAGTAAGGCACATTTGCAGGAGGGATCAAGACGCGTTGGATCCATTGAATttgaagagaaaaaagccACTCTGGTGATTGACGGGAAACAGCGAATGCGAGGATCGATAAAGAAGCTCGACAAGCCTCTGGGGCTGCTCAAAATGGACCCCGAAAACCGGCATCAGGTAGATCTCATTGAGATTGTCACCCACAAGGTCTCCTTCACAGACATTCCCGAGCCTGTTGGAGCGGAGGAGTAG